A genomic region of Cygnus atratus isolate AKBS03 ecotype Queensland, Australia chromosome 13, CAtr_DNAZoo_HiC_assembly, whole genome shotgun sequence contains the following coding sequences:
- the LOC118245549 gene encoding TLR adapter interacting with SLC15A4 on the lysosome-like yields the protein MLAEGILTSLVYKESCHQDKPHKSHAAKKDEEGNWREKLVDNPKITGLADGCEKPDRISAKSDMECKRVPQQRPILGFPARNQKTLVKGTVSPALHIPRREQYNEQMDLYRSWSCNSIYQNYPDLHIGGNHVGDHTCDSGCVLDHVCDELPDGPVILSIDIPLGESPPCECPDKSGSKSLPGDEAGERSMMLCEEPLSNSMLNDYMETKAAEFYKLFFEENLTRCGSVRNLLTCSLIRNNLNQISVQISQEQNIEASKAREVLLQSLALFSLRNTTNRSSSEFSTPNLQISNPACVKKTCRTQFTS from the coding sequence ATGCTGGCAGAAGGCATCTTAACTAGTCTCGTCTATAAAGAAAGCTGTCATCAAGATAAGCCTCACAAGTCTCATGCAGCAAAAAAGGATGAAGAGGGAAACTGGAGAGAGAAACTTGTAGACAACCCCAAAATTACAGGACTTGCTGATGGATGTGAGAAGCCTGATAGGATCTCTGCTAAAAGCGACATGGAATGCAAGAGAGTTCCTCAGCAGAGACCCATACTAGGGTTTCCTGCAAGAAATCAGAAGACACTTGTTAAAGGAACCGTATCACCAGCTTTACACATCCCCAGAAGAGAACAATATAATGAACAGATGGATTTGTATAGATCCTGGTCATGCAACAGCATATATCAAAACTATCCTGACTTACATATTGGGGGAAACCATGTGGGGGACCATACGTGTGATTCAGGATGTGTTTTGGACCACGTGTGTGATGAACTTCCTGATGGCCCTGTTATACTGTCCATAGACATTCCTCTTGGTGAGTCTCCTCCGTGTGAGTGCCCTGACAAGTCAGGCAGTAAGTCCCTGCCTGGAGACGAAGCTGGAGAAAGGAGCATGATGCTCTGCGAGGAGCCTCTTTCAAACTCCATGCTCAACGACTACATGGAAACAAAAGCGGCAGAGTTCtataaactgttttttgaagaaaacttgaCCAGGTGTGGCTCTGTAAGAAACCTCCTCACTTGCAGTTTGATAAGGAACAACCTGAATCAGATCAGCGTTCAGATATCCCAGGAGCAGAATATAGAAGCATCGAAAGCCAGAGAAGTGCTCTTACAGTCTTTAGCTTTGTTTAGTTTGCGCAATACTACCAATAGAAGTAGCTCTGAGTTCAGTACTCCAAACTTACAAATCTCAAACCCAGCATGTGTGAAAAAGACCTGCAGGACGCAGTTTACATCATGA